In one Coccinella septempunctata chromosome 6, icCocSept1.1, whole genome shotgun sequence genomic region, the following are encoded:
- the LOC123315825 gene encoding IQ and ubiquitin-like domain-containing protein isoform X4, which produces MEQTIENETMILKKESSGNFSTKKYGAEIEDEIPLYIFDILLTERKSRLVVKFSTRDGGIFAQSFLPNTDFEYIKCIAAAIIQVKPRRMKPNVIKLKLTKHEQINEFKNDPHEALPCMISSKKFMEKLIRLCDYEELVIPDYMCVTITDSVTDTTKCVPVEVYNRAIDKPWDGGYRNMRTGIEFHNAFSQTGPRPPVRGPDLMSTRDTQTSWCRNRKLDMPYSQATQMYKNDLFVSCITDRILTPRPYECSEDRQRRLNTEAKIRTIQRYFRAWKMRRSLKRLHAEYQDRKMKEFARREAELEDDRRRRRKDLICQVFPKSRIDFAMLYAIADKWKRGEISKISSMYCGPAKVAELALLSDKEVEVFKAIEKLQQVVKRDAVKQKELSYLKKLDWNEFERNN; this is translated from the coding sequence ATGGAGCAAACTATAGAAAACGAGACCATGATTTTGAAAAAAGAGAGTTCTGGCAATTTCTCCACAAAAAAATATGGAGCAGAGATCGAGGACGAAATACCCCTTTACATATTCGACATTCTACTGACGGAGAGAAAGTCGAGGTTGGTGGTGAAGTTCAGTACGAGGGATGGAGGCATCTTTGCTCAATCTTTCCTTCCGAATACTGATTTTGAATATATAAAATGCATAGCCGCTGCTATAATTCAGGTGAAACCCAGACGTATGAAGCCCAACGTTATAAAACTGAAACTGACGAAGCACGAACAGATAAACGAATTCAAAAACGATCCACATGAAGCGTTGCCTTGTATGATATCGTCGAAGAAATTCATGGAAAAACTCATAAGACTTTGTGACTACGAAGAGTTGGTGATACCTGACTATATGTGTGTAACGATAACGGATTCTGTGACTGATACAACCAAATGTGTACCTGTTGAAGTGTACAACAGGGCCATAGACAAACCATGGGACGGCGGTTACAGGAACATGAGGACAGGGATAGAATTCCACAACGCTTTCTCTCAGACAGGTCCTCGGCCCCCTGTTAGAGGTCCTGATCTGATGAGCACTAGGGATACACAAACCAGCTGGTGCAGAAACAGAAAATTGGACATGCCCTACTCGCAAGCTACCCAGATGTATAAAAACGACTTGTTTGTGTCATGTATAACTGACCGAATCCTAACCCCACGTCCATATGAGTGTTCAGAAGATCGCCAGAGACGCTTGAACACAGAAGCAAAGATCCGAACTATCCAGAGGTATTTCAGGGCTTGGAAAATGAGGAGAAGTTTAAAGAGACTGCACGCCGAGTACCAAGAtcgcaaaatgaaagaatttgctAGAAGAGAGGCGGAATTGGAAGATGATAGACGTAGAAGGAGGAAGGATCTTATTTGTCAAGTATTTCCAAAATCCAGGATCGATTTTGCAATGCTCTACGCTATCGCGGATAAATGGAAGCGAGGCGAAATTTCTAAAATATCTTCGATGTACTGTGGACCGGCTAAAGTTGCGGAGCTTGCGTTGCTTTCTGATAAGGAGGTGGAAGTATTCAAGGCTATTGAAAAGCTGCAACAAGTCGTAAAAAGAGATGCTGTTAAACAGAAAGAATTGAGTTATCTAAAAAAATTAG